A portion of the Oreochromis niloticus isolate F11D_XX unplaced genomic scaffold, O_niloticus_UMD_NMBU tig00000795_pilon, whole genome shotgun sequence genome contains these proteins:
- the LOC109199679 gene encoding eotaxin isoform X3, translating into MSVKILSITLLLVSMCVSCHSSEGTHRHHPGPFPPCCPAVTKGNMTADVVGQIYHKLAARGHCVKAIIFNTKDGKQLCADPDAQWVKDLTAKMRKV; encoded by the exons ATGTCTGTGAAGAtcctctccatcactctcctcctGGTCTCGATGTGTGTGAGCTGCCACTCCTCTGAAG GTACTCATCGTCATCATCCTGGACCGTTTCCACCATGCTGCCCTGCAGTCACCAAAGGCAATATGACTGCTGACGTGGTGGGGCAAATATATCATAAGCTGGCTGCAAGAGGACACTGTGTGAAGGCTATAAT TTTTAACACAAAAGATGGAAAACAACTTTGTGCTGATCCAGACGCTCAGTGGGTCAAAGATC TCACTGCCAAAATGAGGAAGGTGTGa
- the LOC109199679 gene encoding eotaxin isoform X4 produces the protein MSVKILSITLLLVSMCVSCHSSEGTHRHHPGPFPPCCPAVTKGNMTADVVGQIYHKLAARGHCVKAIIFNTKDGKQLCADPDAQWVKDLTAKMRKV, from the exons ATGTCTGTGAAGAtcctctccatcactctcctcctGGTCTCGATGTGTGTGAGCTGCCACTCCTCTGAAG GTACTCATCGTCATCATCCTGGACCGTTTCCACCATGCTGCCCTGCAGTCACCAAAGGCAATATGACTGCTGACGTGGTGGGGCAAATATATCATAAGCTGGCTGCAAGAGGACACTGTGTGAAGGCTATAAT TTTTAACACAAAAGATGGAAAACAACTTTGTGCTGATCCAGACGCTCAGTGGGTCAAAGATC